From a single Clostridium isatidis genomic region:
- a CDS encoding DNA polymerase III subunit delta' translates to MGEFIGHSRILNNLNLRISSGEISHAHIIVGEDGIGKSPLAIITAKNILGLRNNRESVDIINYRLKKASFGVDEAREIINEINKKPYEGDKKIIIIHDGNKLTVQAQNALLKTIEEPPKGVYIILLCESLELILDTIKSRCEIHKLTPLSNEEVNLYLKNIGISEYKEEEVSAAISYAEGIPGKAEAFLKDSSLKNLRDILIDLLYKIVKGDISNLLEFEDKFSSYKEKKEEILNILSSFVRDIMVFKEINNEKGIINKDKINDIKQLAIEMSYKKLTKIIDKIGECRYNLLKNSNFLLTVRVMLIGFMEVK, encoded by the coding sequence ATGGGGGAATTTATTGGACATAGCAGAATATTAAATAATTTAAATTTAAGAATCAGCAGTGGAGAAATCTCCCATGCCCACATAATAGTTGGAGAAGACGGAATTGGAAAGAGCCCTTTAGCTATTATAACAGCTAAAAATATATTAGGGCTTAGGAATAATAGGGAATCTGTAGATATTATAAATTATAGATTAAAAAAAGCTTCTTTTGGGGTTGATGAAGCTAGGGAAATTATAAATGAGATTAATAAAAAGCCCTATGAGGGAGATAAGAAGATAATTATAATTCATGATGGAAATAAATTAACCGTTCAAGCTCAAAATGCTCTTTTAAAAACTATAGAGGAGCCTCCTAAGGGTGTTTATATTATTTTATTATGTGAGAGTTTAGAGCTGATTCTAGATACAATAAAATCTAGATGTGAAATACATAAGCTAACTCCTTTATCAAATGAAGAAGTGAATTTATATCTAAAAAATATAGGCATTTCTGAATATAAAGAAGAAGAAGTAAGCGCAGCTATTTCATATGCAGAAGGAATACCTGGAAAAGCTGAAGCTTTTTTAAAGGATTCATCATTAAAGAATTTACGGGATATATTGATTGATTTATTATATAAAATTGTAAAAGGTGATATTAGTAATTTATTAGAATTTGAAGATAAATTTTCATCATATAAAGAGAAAAAAGAAGAGATATTAAATATTTTATCATCCTTTGTAAGAGACATAATGGTTTTCAAAGAAATAAATAATGAAAAGGGAATAATAAACAAAGATAAAATAAATGATATTAAGCAATTAGCTATTGAAATGTCCTATAAGAAACTTACTAAGATTATTGATAAAATAGGAGAGTGTAGATACAATCTGTTAAAAAACTCTAATTTTTTATTAACCGTTAGAGTTATGCTTATAGGTTTTATGGAGGTTAAATAA
- a CDS encoding PSP1 domain-containing protein has product MIEVVGVRFKKAGKIYYFDPNNLEINAGDFVIVETARGIEFGECVIGIKEIPESDIVAPLKSVIRVAEKEDIKKHKENKVKEKDALEICLKKVEEHGLNMKLIDVEYTFDNNKVIFYFTADGRVDFRELVKDLATIFKTRIELRQIGVRDEAKMLGGLGACGRTLCCSTFLGDFASVSIKMAKEQNLSLNPTKISGICGRLMCCLNYEQSTYEDIRQRLPKVGSIVRIDDIEGEVVSNSTVKESVKVKYKRIDEEIIEEFKIDNIELVEGSYEDAVDDTEIKLEVESPEDKNLLKDLIEEN; this is encoded by the coding sequence ATGATAGAAGTTGTAGGTGTAAGATTTAAGAAGGCAGGTAAAATATATTATTTCGATCCAAATAATTTAGAAATAAATGCTGGGGATTTTGTCATAGTAGAAACTGCAAGAGGAATAGAATTTGGAGAATGTGTTATTGGAATTAAGGAAATACCTGAATCTGATATTGTAGCACCTTTAAAAAGCGTAATAAGAGTTGCAGAAAAAGAAGATATTAAAAAACATAAAGAAAATAAAGTTAAAGAAAAAGATGCTCTAGAAATTTGTTTAAAGAAAGTAGAAGAGCATGGATTAAATATGAAACTAATTGATGTAGAATATACATTTGATAATAATAAAGTAATATTTTATTTTACAGCAGATGGAAGAGTAGATTTTAGGGAATTAGTAAAGGATTTAGCTACTATCTTTAAAACTAGAATAGAGCTTAGACAAATTGGTGTAAGAGATGAGGCTAAGATGTTAGGCGGATTAGGAGCTTGTGGAAGAACTCTTTGCTGCTCAACATTTTTAGGAGATTTTGCATCGGTTTCTATAAAAATGGCTAAGGAACAAAATCTTTCATTAAATCCAACAAAAATATCTGGAATATGTGGAAGATTAATGTGCTGCTTAAATTATGAGCAAAGTACATATGAAGATATAAGACAAAGATTACCTAAAGTGGGGTCTATTGTGAGGATAGATGATATAGAGGGGGAAGTTGTATCTAATAGTACAGTAAAAGAAAGTGTAAAAGTAAAATATAAAAGGATAGACGAAGAAATAATAGAAGAATTTAAAATAGATAATATTGAATTAGTAGAAGGAAGTTATGAAGATGCTGTTGATGATACAGAAATAAAATTAGAAGTTGAGTCACCAGAAGATAAAAATTTACTTAAGGATCTTATAGAGGAAAATTAG
- a CDS encoding heavy-metal-associated domain-containing protein produces the protein MKSFLKVPNMKDNKDVAIIREAIAKNIGVIACEILLSKKEVTIFYDESSITLDDLISSIEDMGYTVI, from the coding sequence ATGAAGTCCTTTTTAAAGGTTCCTAATATGAAAGATAATAAAGATGTTGCTATTATTAGAGAAGCAATAGCTAAAAATATTGGTGTAATAGCCTGTGAAATATTACTATCTAAAAAAGAAGTTACTATATTCTATGATGAATCTAGTATAACCTTAGATGATTTAATTTCTTCAATAGAAGATATGGGATATACGGTAATTTAA
- a CDS encoding DUF362 domain-containing protein, which translates to MAYRIEDSCISCGACAAECPVEAITQGDTQFIIDEDTCIDCGNCANVCPVGAPVEA; encoded by the coding sequence ATGGCATATAGAATAGAAGATTCATGCATAAGCTGTGGTGCATGCGCTGCAGAATGCCCTGTTGAAGCTATAACTCAAGGAGATACTCAATTCATCATTGATGAAGATACTTGCATAGATTGTGGAAACTGTGCAAATGTTTGTCCAGTAGGAGCTCCAGTAGAAGCTTAA
- a CDS encoding MBL fold metallo-hydrolase, with amino-acid sequence MEIKWIGNTSFLIKTSLGKKILLDPIQIHPLIEKYDFNPDIITFSHLHNNEIINDFINNNSTVITSPCNFTNEFITIEGYKSYRDDLNGYKRGENIIYYFNIDDYKVCHLGSLGHCLDADLLSKIYGCDFLFIPIGGHFCLDGLQAAKLAKNINPKYVIPMAYKSSSDYFFLDGPHKFLSSMKNTPLIEKDIIHTDELLFDEPCTIIVLSKQK; translated from the coding sequence ATGGAGATTAAGTGGATAGGTAACACAAGTTTCTTAATAAAAACTTCTCTGGGCAAGAAAATTCTTTTAGATCCTATACAAATTCACCCTTTAATAGAAAAGTATGATTTTAATCCAGATATAATTACTTTTAGTCATTTACATAATAATGAAATTATTAATGACTTTATAAATAATAATTCTACTGTTATAACTTCTCCCTGTAACTTTACTAATGAATTTATAACAATTGAAGGCTATAAAAGTTATAGAGATGACCTAAATGGGTATAAAAGAGGAGAAAATATTATATATTACTTTAATATTGATGATTATAAAGTGTGTCATTTGGGTTCATTAGGCCATTGTTTAGATGCTGATTTATTGTCTAAAATATATGGCTGTGATTTTTTATTTATTCCTATTGGCGGGCACTTTTGTTTAGATGGTTTACAAGCAGCTAAACTAGCAAAGAATATTAATCCTAAATATGTAATTCCAATGGCTTATAAAAGTTCTTCAGATTATTTTTTTCTTGATGGACCTCATAAGTTTCTATCATCAATGAAAAATACTCCTTTAATAGAAAAAGATATAATACATACTGATGAGCTATTATTTGATGAACCATGCACTATAATAGTGTTATCAAAACAAAAATAA
- a CDS encoding CtsR family transcriptional regulator, producing MARISDVIENFIKDMISEEEKSIVSIRRNELADKFSCAPSQINYVLSTRFTYEKGYVIESKRGGGGCIVIKRINYHDNREKLKLIGDSIGNSITYNGALSILNHLKEINLITKREYEIMKITLNDRTIASSDYKNELRADILKGMLAIILS from the coding sequence ATGGCAAGAATTTCTGATGTAATAGAAAATTTTATAAAAGATATGATAAGTGAAGAGGAAAAAAGTATAGTTTCTATTCGTAGAAACGAATTAGCAGATAAATTTTCCTGTGCACCATCTCAAATTAATTATGTTTTATCAACAAGATTTACTTATGAGAAAGGATATGTTATAGAAAGTAAAAGAGGTGGTGGTGGATGCATTGTTATAAAGAGAATTAATTATCATGACAATAGAGAAAAATTAAAGTTAATAGGTGATTCAATTGGGAATAGCATCACCTATAATGGAGCTTTATCTATATTAAATCATTTAAAGGAAATAAATTTAATTACCAAAAGAGAATATGAAATAATGAAAATAACTTTAAATGATAGAACAATAGCATCCTCTGATTACAAGAATGAACTTAGAGCTGATATTCTTAAGGGAATGTTAGCTATTATCTTATCATAA
- a CDS encoding ATP-dependent Clp protease ATP-binding subunit produces the protein MVFGNFTERSQQVLVEAQRESQYFKHGYIGTEHILLGILKEGGYAKEVLYNNKITIDDVRRVIEDYLGFGDIDISIGEMLLNPKTKKVLDDSLIKAKAFNHNNVKPEHILLSLLDDKEGVAYYILETLKFNFNLAKNKLQTYLYENKLGEANIENKAKKKNSKLAMLNQYGVNLTELAREGKLDPVIGREKENQRILEILCRRIKNNPCLIGEPGVGKTAVVEGLAQRIVNNNVPDILIDKEIISLDLTSMIAGAKYRGEFEERLKRVMEEIKMSQDIIIFIDEIHTIVGAGAAEGAIDASNILKPALARGEIKCIGATTIDEYRKYIEKDPALERRFQQVRIDEPTKKDTLLILKGIREKYEIHHNVKIEDEALEAAVELADRYITDRYLPDKAIDLIDEASAKVRIENLNNSADIKNIEDIKFEIENIVKEKENSIINQDFEKAAYLRDKEQELRERLNNYRVNSNNEINCNYIVNREKIAKVVSAWTKVPLEKLTEKESEKLLRLEETLQKRVIGQKEAILAVSRAIRRARVGLKDPNRPIGTFIFCGPTGVGKTELCNALAEAMFGNKRNLIRIDMSEYMEKHSVSRLIGAPPGYVGYNEGGQLTEAVRRNPYSVILLDEIEKAHEDIYNILLQIMEDGRLTDNMGRNINFRNSIIIMTSNIGAHNIKKQSSVGFLISNDLEKDEYEKMKRNIMEEVKKKFKPEFLNRVDDIIVFHKLKENDILKIVNLMLNNTISKLKEREITLSLDEESKRFLVSKGVDTTYGARPLRRVITKELEDKLSEEMLKGFIKVGDNLEVYCGENGLKFKHIS, from the coding sequence ATGGTTTTTGGGAATTTTACAGAGAGGTCTCAGCAGGTTTTAGTAGAAGCTCAAAGGGAATCACAATATTTTAAACATGGTTATATAGGAACAGAGCATATTCTTTTAGGGATATTAAAGGAAGGCGGATATGCAAAGGAAGTTCTTTATAATAATAAAATAACAATTGATGATGTTAGAAGGGTAATAGAAGATTATTTGGGATTTGGAGATATTGATATTTCTATTGGAGAGATGTTATTAAATCCCAAAACAAAAAAAGTTCTTGATGATAGCTTAATTAAAGCAAAAGCCTTTAATCACAACAATGTAAAACCAGAACATATTTTATTATCATTATTAGATGATAAAGAGGGAGTAGCTTATTATATTTTAGAAACTTTAAAGTTTAATTTTAACTTAGCAAAAAATAAATTGCAAACCTATCTTTATGAAAACAAATTAGGAGAAGCTAATATTGAAAATAAAGCTAAGAAAAAAAATTCTAAATTAGCAATGCTTAATCAATATGGGGTAAATCTTACTGAACTTGCAAGAGAAGGGAAACTTGATCCTGTAATTGGAAGAGAAAAAGAAAATCAAAGAATATTAGAAATATTATGCAGGAGAATAAAAAATAATCCTTGTCTTATTGGTGAACCGGGAGTAGGAAAAACAGCTGTTGTTGAAGGTCTAGCTCAAAGAATAGTTAATAATAATGTTCCTGATATTTTAATAGATAAGGAAATAATATCTTTAGACCTAACCTCTATGATTGCTGGAGCAAAATATAGAGGAGAATTTGAGGAAAGATTAAAACGAGTAATGGAAGAAATTAAAATGTCTCAAGATATTATAATTTTTATAGATGAAATACACACAATAGTAGGTGCTGGAGCAGCAGAAGGAGCCATAGACGCTTCTAATATTTTAAAGCCGGCTCTAGCAAGAGGTGAAATAAAATGTATTGGAGCCACTACTATAGATGAATATAGAAAGTATATAGAAAAAGATCCTGCCTTAGAGAGACGATTTCAGCAAGTAAGGATTGATGAACCAACAAAAAAAGATACACTTCTAATTCTTAAGGGTATAAGAGAGAAATATGAAATACACCATAATGTAAAGATAGAAGATGAAGCTTTAGAAGCTGCTGTAGAATTAGCAGATAGATATATTACAGATAGATACTTGCCAGATAAAGCAATTGATTTAATAGATGAAGCTTCAGCAAAAGTAAGAATAGAGAACTTAAATAATTCTGCAGATATTAAAAATATAGAAGATATAAAATTCGAAATAGAAAATATAGTTAAGGAAAAGGAAAATTCAATAATAAATCAAGATTTTGAAAAAGCAGCTTATTTAAGGGATAAAGAGCAGGAGTTAAGAGAGAGATTAAATAATTATAGAGTTAATTCAAATAATGAAATAAATTGTAATTATATAGTCAATAGAGAAAAAATAGCTAAGGTTGTATCTGCCTGGACAAAGGTTCCATTAGAAAAACTTACAGAGAAGGAATCTGAGAAGTTATTACGTCTAGAAGAAACTTTACAAAAAAGAGTAATAGGCCAAAAGGAAGCTATTTTAGCAGTTTCTAGAGCTATAAGAAGGGCAAGGGTTGGTTTAAAAGATCCTAACAGACCTATAGGAACATTTATATTCTGCGGACCAACAGGTGTTGGAAAAACTGAGTTATGTAATGCCTTAGCTGAAGCTATGTTTGGAAATAAAAGAAATTTAATAAGAATAGATATGTCTGAATATATGGAAAAACATTCTGTTTCAAGGCTTATTGGGGCTCCTCCAGGCTACGTTGGATATAATGAAGGGGGGCAGCTAACAGAAGCTGTAAGGAGAAATCCATACTCAGTAATATTACTTGATGAAATTGAAAAGGCCCATGAAGATATATATAATATATTGCTTCAGATAATGGAAGATGGACGATTAACAGATAATATGGGAAGAAATATCAACTTTAGAAATTCAATAATAATAATGACATCTAATATTGGAGCCCATAATATTAAGAAGCAAAGTTCTGTTGGTTTTTTAATTAGTAATGACTTAGAAAAAGATGAATATGAAAAAATGAAAAGAAATATTATGGAAGAAGTTAAAAAGAAATTTAAGCCAGAATTTCTAAATAGAGTTGATGATATAATAGTATTTCATAAGCTAAAAGAAAATGACATATTAAAAATAGTTAATTTAATGCTAAACAATACAATAAGTAAGCTTAAAGAGAGAGAAATAACCTTGAGTTTAGACGAGGAAAGTAAAAGGTTCTTAGTAAGTAAAGGTGTCGATACAACTTATGGGGCAAGGCCTTTAAGAAGGGTAATTACTAAGGAATTAGAAGATAAATTAAGTGAAGAAATGTTAAAGGGCTTTATAAAAGTTGGAGATAATTTAGAAGTTTATTGTGGAGAAAATGGACTTAAGTTTAAACACATCTCATAA
- the trxB gene encoding thioredoxin-disulfide reductase, with protein sequence MSKEVRNKDLVIIGGGPAGLTAAIYATRAKLDMILLEDQIVGGQVRNSYTIENYPGFKEVSGSELADKMQEQAEALGAEIDEFDMIEKVDFSVDPKIIETTNYIYKTKAVIIATGATPRKLPIPNEERFSGKGVHYCAVCDGAMYENKIIGVVGGGNSALEEALFLSKFASKVVMIRRYDYFRGEKSTLDEVMKNPKIEILFNEDLVDVRGENFVEKALIRNVKNNTEKEIPMDAVFGYIGTEPKTVQFKDYINLTPNGYIITDELMNTNIKGVYAAGDVREKQHRQITTAVADGTIAALEAEKYIVESKRK encoded by the coding sequence ATGAGTAAGGAAGTTAGAAATAAAGATTTAGTAATCATAGGCGGCGGTCCAGCAGGATTAACAGCAGCCATATATGCAACTAGAGCAAAACTAGATATGATTTTATTAGAAGATCAAATAGTAGGCGGTCAAGTTAGAAATAGCTACACTATTGAAAATTATCCTGGATTTAAAGAGGTTTCAGGTTCAGAATTAGCTGATAAAATGCAGGAGCAAGCAGAGGCTCTTGGAGCTGAAATAGATGAGTTTGATATGATTGAAAAGGTAGATTTTAGTGTAGATCCCAAAATAATTGAGACTACTAATTATATATATAAAACAAAAGCAGTAATAATAGCTACTGGTGCAACTCCTAGAAAGCTACCTATACCAAATGAAGAGAGATTTTCAGGAAAGGGAGTACATTATTGCGCAGTATGTGATGGAGCAATGTATGAAAATAAAATAATAGGAGTTGTAGGTGGAGGAAATTCTGCTTTAGAAGAAGCCTTGTTTTTAAGTAAATTTGCTTCAAAGGTAGTTATGATAAGAAGATATGACTACTTTAGAGGAGAAAAATCTACTCTTGATGAGGTAATGAAAAACCCAAAAATAGAAATTCTATTTAATGAAGATTTAGTAGATGTAAGGGGAGAAAATTTTGTTGAAAAGGCCTTAATTAGAAATGTAAAAAATAATACTGAAAAAGAAATTCCAATGGATGCTGTATTTGGATATATTGGAACAGAGCCTAAAACAGTACAATTTAAGGATTATATAAATTTAACTCCTAATGGTTATATTATAACTGATGAATTAATGAACACTAATATAAAGGGAGTTTATGCAGCAGGAGATGTTAGGGAAAAGCAGCATAGACAAATAACAACAGCAGTTGCTGATGGTACAATAGCAGCCCTTGAAGCAGAAAAATATATAGTAGAAAGTAAAAGAAAATAA
- a CDS encoding glutaredoxin family protein, with product MIRIYSTSWCPSCIKAKKFFKMKGWDYTEINVADAKEDREEVFKVSGQRTVPVIDIDGKVIVGFDQKAIEAAIQK from the coding sequence ATGATAAGAATTTATTCAACATCATGGTGCCCATCATGTATAAAAGCTAAAAAGTTTTTTAAAATGAAAGGATGGGATTATACAGAAATTAATGTTGCAGATGCAAAAGAAGATAGAGAAGAAGTGTTTAAGGTTTCTGGACAAAGAACAGTTCCAGTAATTGATATAGATGGCAAAGTAATAGTTGGCTTCGATCAAAAAGCTATAGAAGCAGCTATACAAAAATAA
- a CDS encoding NADP-dependent glyceraldehyde-3-phosphate dehydrogenase, protein MFSNIKDQELIFRNLINGNWTNSKSGKFIEIYSPIDNSLVGKVPAMTTEEVDYTFECARKAQENWKNTPINKRAEVLYKAADILEDKVKDLTYIMMLEIGKDNKSCESEILRTADFIRFTADASKSLSGESIPGDSFPGFKRNKISVVTREPLGVVLAISPFNYPINLAASKIAPAIVAGNTVVLKPATQGSLCGLYLAKVFEEAGVPAGVLNTVTGKGSEIGDYIVTHRDVDFINFTGSTEIGTRISKITSMVPLLMELGGKDAAIVLEDADLDLTASNIVSGAYSYSGQRCTAVKRVLVVDKVADALVEKIKEKVEKLSIGNPLEIDDVNIVPLINSKAADFVVELIEEAKEKGAKLLVGGNREGNLVYPTLFDYVTTDMRLAWEEPFGPVLPIIRVKDKDEAIAIANESKYGLQSAVFTENINEAFYVADRLEVGTVQVNNKTERGPDHFPFLGVKASGIGTQGIKYSIEAMTRPKATIINLVERK, encoded by the coding sequence ATGTTTAGTAATATTAAGGATCAGGAATTAATATTTAGAAATTTAATAAATGGTAACTGGACAAATAGTAAAAGTGGAAAGTTTATTGAAATATATTCACCAATAGACAATAGCCTTGTAGGTAAAGTTCCAGCTATGACTACAGAAGAAGTTGACTATACTTTTGAATGTGCTAGAAAGGCACAAGAGAATTGGAAAAATACACCTATAAATAAAAGAGCAGAAGTTCTTTATAAAGCAGCAGATATATTAGAAGATAAGGTTAAGGATTTAACTTATATAATGATGTTGGAAATAGGTAAGGATAATAAAAGCTGTGAATCAGAAATTTTAAGAACAGCAGATTTTATTAGATTTACTGCAGATGCATCAAAGAGTTTATCAGGAGAAAGTATCCCAGGAGATAGTTTCCCAGGATTTAAGAGAAATAAGATATCAGTGGTTACAAGAGAACCTTTAGGTGTAGTATTAGCGATATCTCCTTTTAACTATCCAATTAACTTAGCTGCATCTAAAATTGCCCCTGCAATAGTAGCAGGAAATACAGTGGTTTTAAAGCCTGCAACTCAAGGAAGTCTTTGTGGATTATATTTAGCAAAAGTTTTTGAAGAAGCAGGAGTTCCAGCAGGAGTTTTAAATACAGTTACAGGAAAAGGAAGCGAAATAGGAGATTATATAGTAACTCATAGGGATGTAGATTTTATAAACTTTACAGGTAGTACAGAAATAGGAACAAGAATCTCTAAGATAACATCAATGGTACCATTACTAATGGAATTAGGTGGTAAGGATGCTGCTATAGTATTAGAAGATGCAGATTTAGATTTAACAGCTTCTAATATAGTATCAGGTGCTTATTCTTATTCTGGTCAAAGATGTACAGCAGTTAAGAGAGTTTTAGTTGTTGATAAGGTTGCTGATGCTTTAGTTGAGAAGATAAAAGAAAAGGTTGAAAAATTATCAATTGGAAATCCTTTAGAGATTGATGATGTAAATATAGTTCCTTTAATTAATAGCAAAGCAGCAGATTTTGTAGTTGAACTTATAGAAGAAGCAAAAGAAAAAGGAGCTAAGTTATTAGTTGGAGGAAATAGAGAAGGAAATCTTGTTTATCCAACATTATTTGACTATGTAACTACAGATATGAGATTAGCTTGGGAAGAACCATTTGGTCCAGTATTACCAATAATAAGAGTAAAAGATAAAGATGAAGCTATAGCTATAGCAAATGAATCAAAATATGGTTTACAATCAGCAGTGTTTACAGAAAATATAAATGAAGCATTTTATGTAGCTGATAGGTTAGAAGTAGGTACTGTTCAAGTTAACAATAAAACTGAAAGAGGACCAGATCATTTCCCATTCTTAGGAGTTAAAGCTTCGGGTATTGGAACTCAAGGAATTAAATATTCAATAGAAGCAATGACTAGACCTAAGGCTACTATTATTAATTTAGTGGAAAGAAAATAA
- a CDS encoding NAD(P)-binding protein: MSRLSIITKDRAQQTIENLYKDLERRIVASPPGLCPIDLTASFLKMCHAQTCGKCVPCRIGLGKLTTLLEDVLDGKGDLKTIDLIEKTAETIYYSADCAIGYEAANLVLQGIEGFRKDFEEHILRGRCTCELKQAVPCVSLCPAGVDVPGYIALIKEGRYADAVRLIRKDNPMPVVCALVCEHPCERRCRRNMIDDAINIRGLKRYAVENAGDVTVPKRAASTGKKIAIIGAGPSGLSAGYYLSLMGHDVEIFEQRKHLGGMLRYGIPNYRLPRETLQKEIDSILSTGIKVHTEVSVGKDISLEELRDKFDAVYIAIGAHIDKKINLGDGETKGMISAVELLRKSGDNIPVNLEGKNVVVIGGGNVAMDAARSAVRLGAKKVSIVYRRRKVDMTAMPEEVEGAIAEGCEVFDLYTPGKVEKDENNNITALWVQPQIIGKISKGRPVPNDASVEAIRIECDVLITAVGQGVESKSFEKYGIPVVWGVIDALEWSGVRDVPGFYAGGDCVSGPATVIRAIAAGKVAAANIDEYLGFNHIIESDVEIPAPRLDDRIPCGRVNLRERDAAERVRDFEQIEIGMTDEEAKQEANRCLRCDHFGLGVFKGGRTLRW; this comes from the coding sequence ATGAGTAGACTCAGTATTATTACCAAGGACAGAGCTCAGCAAACTATTGAAAATCTTTACAAAGACCTTGAAAGACGTATTGTAGCAAGTCCTCCGGGACTATGTCCTATAGACTTAACAGCATCATTTTTAAAGATGTGTCATGCTCAAACCTGTGGGAAATGTGTTCCTTGTAGAATTGGTTTGGGAAAATTAACTACTTTATTAGAAGATGTATTAGATGGTAAAGGGGATTTAAAAACTATTGACCTTATTGAAAAGACTGCAGAAACTATTTATTATTCAGCAGACTGTGCTATAGGTTATGAAGCAGCAAATTTAGTATTACAGGGAATTGAAGGCTTTAGGAAAGATTTTGAAGAACACATTTTGCGTGGTAGGTGTACTTGTGAATTGAAACAAGCAGTTCCTTGTGTATCTCTTTGTCCAGCTGGAGTGGATGTGCCAGGTTATATTGCATTGATAAAGGAAGGAAGATATGCAGATGCAGTTAGACTAATTAGAAAAGATAATCCTATGCCTGTTGTTTGTGCTTTAGTTTGTGAACATCCTTGCGAGAGAAGATGTAGAAGAAATATGATTGACGATGCTATTAATATTAGAGGTCTAAAACGTTATGCAGTAGAAAATGCAGGAGATGTTACTGTTCCAAAAAGAGCAGCTTCTACAGGAAAGAAAATTGCTATCATAGGAGCAGGTCCAAGTGGATTAAGTGCAGGATATTATTTATCTTTAATGGGACATGATGTAGAGATATTTGAACAAAGAAAACATTTAGGCGGAATGTTAAGGTATGGCATACCTAATTATAGACTTCCTAGAGAAACCTTACAAAAAGAAATTGATTCAATTCTTTCAACAGGAATTAAAGTTCATACAGAGGTTTCTGTAGGTAAAGATATATCTTTAGAGGAATTAAGGGATAAGTTTGATGCTGTTTATATAGCTATTGGAGCTCATATAGATAAAAAGATAAATCTTGGAGATGGAGAAACTAAAGGAATGATTTCTGCTGTTGAGTTACTAAGAAAGAGCGGAGATAATATACCTGTTAATTTAGAGGGTAAGAATGTTGTAGTAATAGGCGGTGGAAATGTAGCAATGGATGCGGCACGTTCTGCTGTTAGACTTGGAGCTAAAAAGGTAAGTATTGTATACCGTAGAAGAAAAGTGGATATGACAGCAATGCCAGAAGAAGTAGAAGGAGCTATAGCTGAAGGTTGTGAAGTGTTTGATTTATATACTCCTGGAAAAGTTGAAAAAGATGAGAATAATAATATAACAGCTCTATGGGTTCAACCTCAAATAATTGGAAAGATATCTAAAGGTAGACCGGTTCCTAATGATGCATCAGTAGAAGCTATAAGAATTGAGTGTGATGTGCTAATTACAGCTGTAGGACAAGGAGTAGAATCTAAGAGTTTTGAAAAGTATGGAATTCCAGTAGTATGGGGAGTAATTGATGCACTAGAATGGAGTGGAGTAAGAGATGTTCCAGGCTTTTATGCAGGTGGTGACTGTGTATCAGGGCCTGCAACTGTAATAAGGGCTATAGCAGCAGGAAAAGTAGCAGCTGCCAATATTGATGAATATTTAGGCTTTAATCATATTATTGAATCTGATGTAGAAATACCAGCACCTAGATTAGATGATAGAATACCTTGTGGTCGTGTTAATTTAAGAGAAAGAGATGCAGCTGAAAGAGTTAGAGATTTTGAGCAAATTGAAATTGGCATGACAGATGAGGAAGCTAAACAAGAAGCCAATAGATGCTTAAGATGTGATCACTTTGGACTTGGAGTATTTAAGGGAGGTAGAACATTAAGATGGTAA